One stretch of Lacrimispora sphenoides DNA includes these proteins:
- a CDS encoding NAD-dependent epimerase/dehydratase family protein, which yields MNVVVTGATSFLGRALVDQLLIEKNQVFAVIRPGSKNMGSLAAEREGLVRIEGHLEELHELDQVIHEPCQAFYHFGWDGSGSENRMKREVQQKNVEDSLKALEGARRLGCKRFLFSGSQAEYGIHKDTMTEEMPCKPVSEYGRAKLEFLNRALELTENWRKSGVSEMEYIHTRIFSVYGPGDHPWSLVESCLKAFRRGEYISLGECTQIWNFLYLDDCIRALILLMEQEKESVSGTYNVAGPEGENRPLREYIRTMYEVLGFHGSYSYGRRAPNAEGLTNLIPDIKKLEKATGWQPLVDFPEGIRRTIR from the coding sequence TTGAACGTTGTTGTAACAGGGGCCACCAGTTTTCTTGGGAGAGCATTGGTTGACCAGCTTTTAATAGAGAAAAACCAGGTATTTGCCGTAATCCGTCCCGGTTCAAAGAATATGGGAAGCCTTGCGGCCGAGCGGGAGGGTCTTGTACGGATCGAAGGTCACTTAGAAGAGCTTCATGAGCTGGATCAGGTAATTCACGAGCCATGCCAGGCATTTTACCATTTTGGCTGGGATGGCTCCGGAAGTGAAAACCGGATGAAACGAGAGGTCCAGCAAAAGAACGTGGAAGATTCCTTAAAGGCTTTGGAAGGAGCCCGACGCCTTGGCTGTAAACGCTTTCTTTTCAGCGGTTCCCAGGCGGAATATGGAATTCATAAGGATACGATGACAGAGGAGATGCCGTGTAAGCCTGTCTCTGAATATGGCAGAGCCAAGCTGGAATTTTTAAACAGGGCATTGGAATTGACAGAGAACTGGAGAAAATCAGGTGTTTCAGAGATGGAATACATCCATACAAGGATATTCAGCGTGTACGGTCCAGGAGATCATCCCTGGTCACTGGTGGAAAGCTGCCTTAAGGCGTTTCGCAGAGGAGAGTATATCTCCCTGGGGGAATGTACGCAAATATGGAACTTTTTATATCTTGATGACTGCATCCGGGCGCTGATACTTTTGATGGAACAGGAGAAAGAATCAGTTTCCGGAACTTATAATGTAGCGGGACCGGAAGGTGAAAACAGGCCTTTAAGAGAATACATCCGGACGATGTATGAGGTTTTAGGCTTTCACGGAAGCTACAGCTACGGAAGAAGAGCGCCTAATGCAGAAGGACTCACAAACCTTATTCCTGATATAAAAAAGCTGGAAAAAGCAACGGGATGGCAGCCTCTTGTGGACTTTCCAGAGGGGATCCGGCGGACGATCCGCTAA
- a CDS encoding class I SAM-dependent methyltransferase — protein MRDRICIVCGRPLGETPLMTLADMPASAQDIPVKEELGEEQGITLSLHQCQACGLVQFDCEPVAYYKDVIRSGGFTTTMVNLRKSQYRHFIDRYHLEGKKLIEAGCGQGEFLGLLSDFPVKAYGIENRESLVRLAKEKGLAVWKQFAAEGEVLAADDGSACGPFDGFLSFNFLEHQPDPVGMLRCIADNLSEEGVGLITVPSLEYILQYDGYYELIRDHLAYYTFDTLRYAVERAGFQVLEEEMINRDTLSVIVKKSPASQPEDRRTHTPVDISGLKESLDTIGRELEELTDDLKCQGKTLGIWGASHQGFTLASTTVIGRFARYIIDSAPFKQGKYAPASHLPIVPPDHYHMDPVDAILIVAPGYTDEIAGIIQERFGGNVEILALKSNHLERI, from the coding sequence ATGAGAGATAGGATTTGTATTGTGTGCGGCAGACCTCTTGGGGAAACGCCTTTGATGACCCTTGCGGATATGCCAGCTTCGGCTCAGGATATTCCGGTCAAGGAAGAACTGGGAGAGGAGCAGGGGATCACCCTTTCCCTCCATCAGTGCCAGGCATGCGGTCTGGTACAGTTTGATTGTGAACCTGTGGCATACTACAAGGACGTGATCCGCTCCGGCGGCTTTACCACCACCATGGTAAACTTAAGAAAGAGCCAGTACCGGCATTTTATTGATAGATATCATCTGGAAGGAAAAAAGCTGATTGAGGCAGGCTGCGGCCAGGGGGAATTTCTTGGACTGCTGTCAGACTTTCCTGTGAAGGCTTATGGAATTGAAAACAGGGAAAGTCTTGTCCGTCTTGCGAAAGAAAAGGGTCTTGCAGTCTGGAAGCAGTTTGCAGCGGAAGGGGAAGTCCTTGCAGCCGATGACGGCAGTGCTTGCGGCCCCTTTGACGGATTTTTATCCTTCAATTTCCTGGAACATCAGCCAGACCCGGTGGGAATGCTCCGCTGCATAGCTGACAACCTATCAGAGGAGGGCGTGGGCTTAATTACAGTTCCAAGCCTGGAATATATTCTGCAGTATGACGGATATTATGAACTGATCCGGGACCATCTTGCTTATTATACCTTTGACACCCTGCGCTATGCAGTAGAAAGAGCCGGGTTTCAGGTATTAGAAGAGGAAATGATAAACCGGGATACCCTTTCTGTCATCGTGAAGAAAAGTCCGGCCAGCCAGCCGGAAGACAGAAGAACACATACGCCGGTAGACATATCCGGTCTTAAAGAAAGCCTCGATACCATTGGCAGGGAACTGGAAGAGCTGACAGATGATCTTAAGTGCCAGGGAAAAACCTTAGGCATATGGGGCGCCAGTCATCAGGGCTTTACTCTGGCTTCTACAACGGTCATCGGACGGTTTGCAAGATACATCATTGATTCCGCACCCTTTAAGCAGGGAAAATACGCTCCTGCCTCCCATCTTCCCATTGTACCCCCGGATCATTATCATATGGACCCGGTAGATGCCATTTTAATTGTAGCTCCTGGTTATACGGATGAGATTGCGGGAATCATACAGGAAAGATTTGGCGGGAATGTAGAGATATTGGCGTTAAAATCCAATCATTTGGAAAGGATATAA
- a CDS encoding zinc-binding dehydrogenase — protein sequence MKAFVLIEPGKVGWYDAPEPVITPYGAILRPIAVTPCSSDVHTVYGGGSRKAPNLILGHECVAEVLETGELVCDFKAGDLVAVPAITPDWRACGIQEGNFKHATAPFSGHQLGRTAPGVFAEKFLVPDADTTLAKIPEGITLEQALMCVDVVTTGFTGAEFADIKIGDTVVVLGIGPIGLMAIEGARHLGAARILAVGSRPICVKLAREFGATEVLSYKDGNVTEQVMERTGGLGADGVIICGGGDEVFAQAVDMAKYGIGTISNVNYYGGTGNLPFPKFSGGRGMAGKTIHTELAKGGRVRIERLLKMVQYGRINPEKLVTHHLSGLEQVEAALQLMKEKPEDLIKVMVRIDWK from the coding sequence ATGAAAGCTTTTGTTTTGATCGAACCTGGCAAGGTCGGCTGGTATGATGCGCCGGAACCTGTCATAACTCCCTATGGGGCCATCCTACGCCCGATCGCGGTGACCCCCTGTTCCTCCGATGTCCATACGGTATATGGCGGAGGTTCCAGGAAGGCTCCAAACCTGATCCTGGGACATGAATGTGTGGCGGAAGTCCTGGAAACCGGAGAACTGGTCTGTGACTTTAAGGCTGGAGATCTTGTAGCTGTTCCTGCCATCACGCCGGACTGGAGAGCCTGTGGAATCCAGGAAGGAAATTTTAAGCATGCGACCGCCCCATTTTCCGGTCATCAGCTTGGAAGGACGGCTCCGGGAGTATTTGCGGAAAAATTTTTAGTACCTGATGCAGATACTACTTTGGCAAAGATTCCAGAGGGAATCACTTTGGAGCAGGCACTCATGTGCGTGGATGTTGTTACTACAGGTTTTACTGGAGCGGAATTTGCGGATATTAAAATCGGCGATACCGTAGTGGTCCTGGGAATCGGCCCCATTGGGCTTATGGCGATTGAAGGAGCGCGCCATCTGGGCGCTGCGAGGATCCTGGCAGTAGGCAGCAGGCCCATTTGCGTAAAGCTTGCCAGAGAGTTCGGAGCCACAGAGGTCTTAAGCTATAAAGATGGAAACGTAACGGAACAGGTCATGGAACGGACAGGAGGTCTGGGAGCTGACGGTGTCATCATCTGCGGAGGCGGGGATGAGGTCTTTGCCCAGGCGGTAGATATGGCAAAATACGGGATCGGAACCATATCCAATGTGAATTACTATGGCGGAACCGGTAACCTTCCGTTCCCCAAGTTTTCAGGCGGACGGGGCATGGCGGGAAAGACGATCCACACGGAGCTTGCAAAGGGTGGCAGAGTGAGAATTGAACGCCTTTTAAAAATGGTCCAGTATGGAAGGATCAATCCCGAAAAACTTGTGACTCACCATCTTAGTGGCTTAGAGCAGGTGGAAGCAGCTCTGCAGCTTATGAAAGAAAAGCCGGAAGATTTGATTAAAGTAATGGTTCGGATAGATTGGAAGTGA
- a CDS encoding glycosyltransferase family 2 protein: MKTISIVVPCYNEEENINALYQAIDHIFNTELPRYTYELIFIDNDSKDRTREIIRGLCVQEKRVKGIFNAKNFGQFNSPYYAMLQSTGDCTILMAADFQDPVEMIPKYVKEWEKGYKIVIGIKKSSKENKIMYWLRSCYYKTIKRLSDVEQIEHFTGFGLYDQRFIKVLRELDDPTPFLRGIVAELGFRRKEVPYEQPKRRAGKTSNNFYRLYDAAMLSVTSYTKVGLRLATIFGSICSFASMMVALVYLVMKLVYWDRFPAGMAPLLIGMCFLGSVQIFFIGLVGEYVLSINARVMKRPLVIEEERINFTEKEENNPEDEILLMSASVENGEQR; encoded by the coding sequence ATGAAAACAATTAGCATCGTGGTTCCCTGCTACAATGAAGAAGAAAATATAAATGCCTTGTATCAGGCGATTGACCATATATTTAATACTGAATTGCCAAGATACACCTATGAACTGATTTTTATTGATAATGATTCCAAGGACCGGACCAGGGAGATCATCCGGGGATTGTGCGTCCAGGAGAAAAGAGTAAAAGGGATTTTTAACGCCAAGAATTTCGGGCAGTTCAACTCTCCTTATTATGCTATGCTCCAGTCAACGGGAGACTGTACCATTCTTATGGCAGCGGATTTTCAGGATCCGGTGGAAATGATTCCAAAGTATGTAAAGGAATGGGAAAAAGGCTATAAGATCGTTATAGGAATAAAGAAATCCAGCAAAGAGAATAAGATCATGTACTGGCTGAGAAGCTGTTACTATAAAACCATTAAAAGGCTTTCTGATGTAGAGCAGATCGAGCACTTCACCGGCTTTGGCTTATACGATCAAAGATTTATAAAGGTTCTTAGGGAACTGGATGACCCTACGCCCTTTCTCCGTGGAATTGTGGCGGAGCTTGGCTTTCGGCGCAAGGAGGTTCCATATGAGCAGCCGAAAAGGCGGGCAGGAAAGACCAGCAATAATTTTTACCGTCTGTATGATGCTGCCATGTTAAGCGTTACTTCTTACACCAAGGTAGGGCTTCGCCTTGCCACCATATTCGGGAGCATCTGTTCCTTTGCCAGCATGATGGTGGCACTTGTCTATCTGGTCATGAAACTGGTGTACTGGGACCGTTTTCCGGCAGGTATGGCACCTCTTTTGATCGGCATGTGTTTTCTTGGCTCCGTACAGATATTTTTTATTGGACTTGTAGGAGAATATGTTCTGTCCATCAATGCCCGCGTTATGAAACGGCCTCTTGTAATTGAGGAGGAACGGATCAACTTTACGGAAAAAGAGGAAAACAATCCGGAAGATGAGATACTTTTAATGTCGGCATCCGTGGAGAATGGGGAACAGAGATGA
- a CDS encoding glycosyltransferase family 2 protein has translation MKYKIDVARIRENSIVLNGWVIGKSLDSEAEFEVLDGQEKNVEFKYVPVRRDDVCQIYFKKTADRDLGFDIRIPYIREKNEDRILVIRCDGKTARVKLNAQIIERQNSSAHKKSTKLKSMMNVQTLRSAADFWRDNGFKAFVLKSRHKLQGIDSDYDYPEWYALTKTTDEELEAQRKTVFDYRPKMSVVIPAYKTPERYLAAMLDSLLAQTYGNWEVCIADGSPKGEGVERVLKRYAIKDERIRYVILGENKGIAGNTNAAIEMATGDFIVLADHDDTLAPDALFECVKTINSDPEIDVVYTDEDKLDIDGGELFEPHFKPDFNPDLLTSVNYICHLFVVNHELLLEVGGFREEYDGAQDYDFIFRCTEKARKISHIPKALYHWRCHQNSTASNPESKLYAFEAGARAIKAHYDRVGIEALSVEKGIDYGIYHTMFKIAGDPLVSVIIPSKDHSSDLDLCIRSVIDKSTYQNLEFIIVENNSTDPETFAYYERIQKEFSFVHVVTWEREFNYSAINNFGVAHAKGDYLLFLNNDTEMVGPESIHEMLGFCQREDVGVVGVRLLYSDDTIQHAGVVVGFGGIAGHTFIGLHKAESSYFNQAMCARNYSAVTAACMMSKRSLFEEAGGFSEDLAVAFNDIDFCMKIRSLNKLVVYAPYALFYHYESKSRGLEDTPEKVARFNEEIKKFSRKWPEILRDGDPYYNPNLTLRKSNFALRDLRKEKIGEPYQLEV, from the coding sequence ATGAAATATAAGATAGATGTAGCGAGAATCCGTGAAAATTCAATCGTTTTAAACGGATGGGTCATTGGAAAGAGCCTTGACTCAGAGGCAGAGTTTGAGGTTTTGGACGGGCAGGAAAAAAATGTGGAATTTAAGTACGTTCCGGTACGCAGAGATGATGTGTGTCAGATCTACTTTAAGAAAACAGCCGACAGGGATTTAGGGTTTGACATCCGAATTCCCTATATCCGGGAGAAAAACGAGGACAGGATCCTGGTGATCCGGTGCGACGGTAAAACTGCCAGAGTGAAGCTGAATGCCCAGATAATCGAAAGACAGAACAGCTCTGCCCATAAAAAAAGCACAAAGCTGAAAAGCATGATGAATGTGCAGACCCTTCGGTCCGCTGCAGATTTCTGGAGAGATAACGGCTTTAAGGCTTTTGTATTAAAATCCAGGCACAAGCTTCAGGGAATTGACAGTGATTATGATTATCCGGAATGGTATGCCCTTACGAAAACCACGGATGAAGAGCTGGAAGCCCAGAGAAAGACTGTTTTTGACTATAGACCTAAGATGTCTGTGGTAATACCTGCCTATAAAACACCGGAGCGTTATCTGGCGGCTATGCTGGATTCCCTGCTGGCTCAGACCTATGGGAACTGGGAAGTGTGCATTGCAGACGGAAGCCCAAAGGGAGAGGGCGTGGAACGGGTATTAAAGCGCTATGCCATAAAGGATGAACGGATCCGCTATGTGATCCTTGGCGAGAATAAAGGAATCGCGGGAAATACCAATGCTGCCATTGAAATGGCAACAGGAGATTTTATTGTCCTTGCGGACCATGACGATACCCTTGCACCCGATGCATTGTTTGAGTGTGTGAAAACAATTAATTCCGATCCGGAAATTGATGTGGTTTATACCGATGAAGATAAGCTTGACATTGACGGTGGAGAATTATTTGAACCGCATTTTAAACCGGATTTTAACCCGGATCTTTTAACAAGCGTTAATTATATCTGTCACCTGTTTGTGGTAAACCATGAACTGCTGTTGGAGGTGGGAGGCTTCCGGGAAGAATATGACGGGGCCCAGGATTATGATTTTATTTTCCGCTGCACGGAAAAAGCCAGAAAGATCTCCCATATCCCCAAGGCTCTGTATCACTGGCGCTGCCATCAGAATTCCACCGCAAGCAATCCGGAAAGTAAATTATATGCTTTTGAGGCAGGGGCAAGGGCCATTAAGGCCCACTATGACCGGGTCGGCATAGAGGCGCTTTCTGTTGAAAAAGGCATTGATTACGGAATCTATCATACGATGTTTAAGATAGCAGGAGATCCCCTGGTTTCCGTTATCATTCCAAGCAAGGATCACAGTAGTGACCTGGATTTATGTATTCGTTCCGTCATAGATAAATCCACGTATCAAAATCTGGAATTCATTATTGTGGAAAATAACAGCACGGACCCGGAAACCTTTGCGTATTATGAAAGGATCCAGAAAGAGTTTTCTTTTGTCCATGTGGTTACGTGGGAGCGGGAATTTAATTATTCTGCCATCAATAACTTTGGCGTTGCCCATGCAAAGGGCGATTACCTTCTGTTTTTAAATAATGATACGGAAATGGTAGGTCCGGAAAGCATCCATGAGATGTTAGGCTTCTGCCAGAGAGAAGATGTGGGTGTTGTCGGGGTCAGGCTTCTTTATTCCGATGATACCATTCAGCATGCCGGTGTAGTGGTTGGCTTTGGTGGCATTGCAGGGCATACCTTTATCGGCCTTCATAAAGCAGAAAGCAGCTATTTCAATCAGGCGATGTGCGCCCGGAATTACAGCGCCGTAACAGCTGCCTGCATGATGAGCAAACGATCCTTGTTTGAAGAAGCGGGAGGTTTTTCAGAGGACCTTGCCGTTGCCTTTAACGATATTGATTTCTGCATGAAGATCCGGTCCTTGAATAAATTGGTGGTTTACGCTCCATATGCCCTGTTCTATCATTACGAGTCAAAATCAAGAGGGCTTGAAGATACGCCGGAGAAAGTGGCCCGCTTTAATGAGGAAATCAAAAAGTTTTCCCGGAAATGGCCGGAGATTTTAAGAGACGGGGATCCTTATTACAATCCCAATCTGACTCTGCGAAAATCCAATTTTGCCCTGCGGGACCTTCGAAAGGAAAAAATCGGGGAACCCTATCAGCTTGAGGTGTGA
- a CDS encoding glycosyltransferase family 2 protein codes for MEKKVTVIIPNYNGLKFMEPCFKALEAQSDKNFELLVVDNGSTDGSVEWLKDRNIPSVFLEKNTGFSGAVNVGIRHAKTPYVILLNNDTEPEPDYIKELVLAMDRSPRIFSVSSKMIQLYHKELMDDAGDMYSILGWAYQRGVGQSIRGYQKPRTVFAACAGAAIYRREVFEEIGGFDEAHFAYLEDIDVGYRAKIYGYENVYCPTAVVYHVGSGTSGSKYNSFKVRLAARNNVYLNYKNMPVLQLLVNLLPILAGTFVKYLFFKKIGFASDYMEGLTEGLRTAKNTRKVPFRMSHLGNYFRIEGELIFGTFLYIWEFLRRKLKIFRSY; via the coding sequence ATGGAGAAGAAAGTAACGGTTATTATACCTAATTATAACGGACTAAAATTTATGGAACCTTGTTTTAAGGCCCTGGAAGCTCAGAGTGATAAGAACTTTGAGCTTCTTGTGGTGGATAACGGTTCTACGGATGGAAGTGTGGAGTGGCTGAAGGATAGAAATATTCCTTCTGTCTTTCTGGAAAAGAATACAGGCTTTTCCGGGGCAGTGAATGTGGGGATCCGCCATGCGAAAACCCCTTATGTCATTTTGTTAAACAATGACACGGAACCGGAACCTGATTATATAAAGGAACTGGTACTTGCCATGGACCGGTCGCCTAGGATATTTTCCGTCAGCAGTAAGATGATCCAGCTATACCACAAGGAGCTCATGGATGATGCAGGGGATATGTACAGCATATTAGGCTGGGCTTATCAGAGAGGCGTAGGACAAAGCATCAGGGGCTACCAAAAGCCCCGAACCGTTTTTGCTGCATGCGCGGGAGCTGCCATCTACAGACGGGAAGTATTTGAAGAGATTGGGGGCTTTGACGAGGCCCATTTCGCCTATCTGGAAGATATAGATGTGGGATACCGGGCAAAGATCTATGGGTATGAAAACGTATACTGTCCCACAGCCGTAGTTTATCATGTGGGCAGCGGAACCAGCGGTTCCAAATATAATTCCTTTAAGGTCCGTCTGGCTGCCAGGAATAATGTTTATTTAAATTATAAGAATATGCCGGTTTTGCAGCTCTTAGTGAATCTGCTTCCCATTTTAGCCGGAACCTTTGTAAAATATCTGTTTTTTAAGAAGATCGGTTTTGCTTCTGATTATATGGAAGGGTTAACAGAAGGGCTAAGAACAGCAAAGAATACCAGAAAGGTACCGTTCCGGATGTCCCATCTTGGCAATTATTTTCGGATTGAAGGAGAGCTGATCTTTGGTACGTTCCTCTATATATGGGAATTTTTACGAAGAAAGTTAAAAATTTTCAGGTCATATTAA
- a CDS encoding undecaprenyl-phosphate glucose phosphotransferase has translation MIKDNQKKLNGFHVVLDGLVIVISYVFAWLLLLLGNRLFSPYKQVLKPQYYFAALLIILPAYLLLYGLFHLYAPKRVQERRYEFANICKANLLGVLLFALILFLAKKNPYLSQFSTRMVFYFFAINITLETAVRNMLRSMLRSMRSKGYNQKHILLIGYSRAAEGFIDRVRVNPEWGYQVKGILDDTKEWGTGYKGINVIGKVRDLDEILALNSLDEIAITLSIKEYANLEGIVASCEKSGVHTKFIPDYNNMIPTRPFIEDLQGLPVVNIRRVPLTDTVNALVKRMVDIFGASVALVLFSPVMLITAVLIKLTAPGPLIYKQERVGLHNRSFPMYKFRSMVVQTATEEKTKWTTPHDSRVTPVGRFIRKTSIDEMPQFINVLRGDMSLVGPRPERPLFVEKFKEEIPRYMIKHQVRPGITGWAQVNGYRGDTSITKRIEHDLYYIENWTLGFDFKILFLTIFKGFINKNAY, from the coding sequence ATGATTAAGGATAATCAGAAAAAATTAAATGGGTTTCATGTAGTACTGGATGGACTGGTCATTGTAATATCCTATGTATTTGCCTGGCTGCTTCTTTTACTGGGAAACCGGTTGTTCAGCCCTTATAAACAGGTTTTAAAGCCACAGTACTATTTTGCGGCGCTTCTTATCATATTACCGGCTTATCTGCTGCTTTACGGCCTATTCCATTTGTATGCCCCAAAAAGAGTTCAGGAGAGGCGGTATGAGTTCGCCAATATCTGCAAGGCCAATCTCCTGGGAGTTCTGCTTTTTGCTCTGATCCTGTTCCTGGCTAAAAAGAATCCTTATTTAAGTCAGTTCTCTACCAGGATGGTATTTTATTTTTTTGCTATCAATATAACCCTGGAGACAGCCGTTCGGAATATGCTCCGTTCGATGCTCCGCTCCATGCGCTCCAAGGGCTACAATCAGAAGCACATCCTTTTGATTGGTTACAGCCGTGCGGCGGAAGGCTTCATAGACAGAGTTCGGGTGAATCCTGAATGGGGCTATCAGGTCAAGGGGATCCTTGACGACACTAAGGAATGGGGAACCGGATACAAGGGAATCAATGTCATCGGCAAGGTTCGTGATTTAGATGAGATCCTTGCGTTAAATTCTCTTGATGAAATCGCCATTACTTTAAGTATCAAAGAATATGCGAATTTGGAAGGAATCGTGGCTTCCTGTGAAAAATCAGGTGTCCATACAAAATTTATACCGGACTATAATAACATGATACCTACAAGGCCCTTTATCGAGGACTTACAGGGCCTGCCAGTAGTTAACATCCGCCGGGTACCCCTTACGGATACGGTAAATGCCCTGGTGAAACGGATGGTGGACATTTTTGGAGCCTCCGTTGCTCTGGTCTTATTTTCTCCTGTCATGCTTATTACAGCAGTTCTTATCAAGCTGACTGCTCCGGGACCGCTTATTTACAAACAGGAGAGAGTGGGTCTTCATAACAGATCGTTTCCTATGTATAAATTCCGTTCCATGGTAGTGCAGACCGCCACAGAGGAAAAAACAAAATGGACGACACCCCATGATTCCCGTGTGACGCCTGTAGGGCGTTTTATCAGGAAAACAAGCATTGATGAAATGCCCCAGTTCATTAATGTCCTTCGTGGAGACATGAGCCTGGTGGGGCCAAGGCCGGAAAGGCCTCTCTTTGTTGAGAAGTTTAAAGAGGAGATCCCCCGCTATATGATCAAGCATCAGGTCCGTCCAGGTATCACCGGCTGGGCCCAGGTGAACGGTTACCGGGGCGACACATCCATCACAAAAAGAATTGAACACGATTTGTATTACATCGAAAACTGGACCCTGGGATTTGATTTTAAGATTTTGTTTCTTACCATATTCAAAGGGTTTATCAATAAAAATGCGTATTGA